In Pyrus communis chromosome 11, drPyrComm1.1, whole genome shotgun sequence, the sequence ATGGGTTCATTCCCAAGTAATTGTAAGAGGGTTGGGTTTGAATTGTCAGTTGGGTACTGCACTTGTGGACATGTATGCAAAGTCTGGGGCTTTGGGTTATGCTAGGATAGTTTTCGATAAGATGAGACGCAGAATGTGCGGACGTGGAGTGCCATGATTGTAGGGTGAGCACAGCATGGGTTTGCCAAGGAAGCCCTTGAACTTTTCCTGAAGATGCTGAGCTCACCAATAAACCCGAATTACGTCACCTTTCTGGGGGTTCTCTCTGCTTGTAGCCATGCTGGACTGGTGGAGGATGGGTACCGATACTTTAATGATATGGAACACGTACATGGGATTACACCCATGATGGTGCACTATGGTGCCATGGTGGATATCTTAGGTCGTGCTGGCTGTCTCAACGAGGCTTATAGCTTCATGATGAGCATGCCCCTTGACCCCGATCCCGTGATATGGAGAACATTGCTGAGTGCATGCACTACTCACAGTGCCAAGGATAACAAAGGGGTAGGAAACAAAGTAAGAGAGAAGTTGTTTGAATTGGAGCCAAAGAGGGGTGGGAATCTTGTGATGGCCGCAAACATGTTTGCCGAAGTTGAGATGTGTGACAAAGCCGCAAATTTGAGGAAAGTTATGAAAGAAAGACGAATGAAGAAGATGGCGGGGGAGAGTTGCGTTGAGTTAGGCGGATCCGTCCATAAGTTCTTTTCTGGCTATGATTCCCAAGCTGATTATGATGATGTCTACCAGATACTAGATGTATTGAGCTTGCACATGAAGTTGGTTAACATGTAATCAAAATCAGTTATCATGTAACctcttttatttcaaaattcatTAATGGAATAGCACATTGCTGATTTTCGTAAGTGTTGTCCGACATGGATCATTTTCCTCCGTGAACTCTCTGTATCTCAAATTGTGATTTGTAGGATCGGAGAAACGATGAATTTTCAATCATATTAGATGTAATGCATTACATTCCGCAGAGGGTCTTCTCCGAGTTATGGGATCGTTAATAAAAGGAATTTCTTTGATAAAGAAGCCCTTTAGATCGCAAAGAAACGAAATAAAGGAAGCATCTGTAGTTTCAATAACTAAAAACACTCCTGTTTACAAATCCTAGACCTCTCCAACTCTGAGTCTGTTTTTTCATTCTATGCAGATTGGTACAAACTGCAGCAGCTTGCTGATATACTATCTCGAAAGAAAGAGAGGACTGATTTGAAAACTGCCACCGAAACAAATATATTGGCCACAAAGAGAATCCGTTTACAAGTGCCCTATTATTTCTACTAGAGATGTGTAAGTGCCGAATACAACAACTGCAGCACTCAGTAGTAATATAAGCCCTATAATCAACATCTCGCATCCGAGGCGTCGATAAATACCTGAAATTTTAAGGTAGCACAAGCACGGCAATATAATTGAAGCTGTTACACTCAAAAATGCTCCGACGAGTGACATGAGATAAGCGAAAAATGGTATAGCCAAAGCTACTATAACGGTGCTTGTCACCAAGGTGGTGCTGGCTAAGATGCCGATGAGTTTCTTGTTGTAGTGACTCGGGAACCTCTTCTTTGCAGCATTCACAACTGGTGTAACCATCAAAGCATATTTGGATATGGGATTGACCAGCGTGGTGTATATCGCGACTTTTGAGCTGATTTTGTGAGTTGGGAGATTTAAAGTTATTTGTGATTGAACCGTAGATCCAAACATTAGGTACCCGAAAACTGCCATTGATGCGTAACAGATGGTGCACAAGATGAAACATAGGAGAAGAACCTGCAACAAGGAAACAACAGATTGATAAAAATCCTGAAACAAAATAGAATGAATGTCACTTGGTAACAAGTTTCTACTTACATTGGAGAACTGACGTTTGTTTTTCATTGAAGTGTAGAGGGTCGGGAACACCGGATGCGCGCAGTAACAAAACGCGTACAAGCTAATAGCCGTAGGGATTCCATTCCACTTCAGTGGTGTGCCCTCTTCGTGAAATCCAATTCCTTCAAAAGCACCAGTCCACAAAATCGAACCGAGGATGATGGCAGAGGCTAAAACTCCACTTGCAGATACGTAAGAAAGAAGGCTTAGGTTATCTAACCAAACTGTTGGCAGAATAATGAGGGCAACAACAATTATAAAGCATTGTTCTCCGCCAATTCTTAATCCGGCCACGTCTAATTCTACGCCAGGAAATAAATTGCTTAAGTTATCTCCTTCCAAAATTAGGAACCCCGTTGCAACCAAGTGCAGATCTACATTCATGACAATCGACAGCAGTATTCTTCCCTTCTTCCCAAATGCGCGTTCACCTATGTCCTGATAAGTTCTTATGTCAGAATCCACATCCATGCATCTCTGGATTAACAAACCTGAGTAGAAGGCTGCAGCCGCAACTAAGAAAAGGAAGATCAAGCTTAGCCATCCTCCAGATGCTAGTGCATAAGGAACTGACAGTATCCCTACTCCTGAAAACCGAAAAGAGCACAATTTTGGGCATTAAAACCTCACTTTTCTTGAGCTAGAAGTGAAGAACATTTAAAATGCAAATGTAACGATATATAATCAGGCACAGATCAGAAGTCATGGTTCCACATGAACCTgggttgtgattttcacacCCCACTTTTCTCCATATCCACTCTTCGTTTTTCTAGcctttagattgaataaatcaaaggagaatgaagggacaaaagaaaaaggagaggtGCAGAAAGGAGAAAACAAGAGTGTGAAAATCACCATCAGATGAGGTTAGCTATCATCAGACTAACAGtatgaaatataaaataaatttgttCATAACTAAACTTGCTGAGTGCAAAATGACGAGGCAATATATTCTAGCAAGGAACACCAAAAAAGTTGTTCAGATGATAAGTTTATGCCTTAATTAAgctttcttaaaaaataataataataatttgagaagaagaatttgacataattaattaagaagtAGATAATTACCTGAGAGTGCATTGAGTCCATTGAAACAGGTTTTGAGGAAGGAGGTTGTGGCTGTAGTTTGGTGATGAAAGCTTGACTCTACTTCTTCTACTACCTTGCTTCCAGCTTGCTCATGCTGCCCCTCACCAAGAATAAGAGGCAAGCTCAAGGATGACGATTTTTCTAAAGGATCAGCATccatggagagagagagagagagagagagagagagttgtcaaAAGAACAAGGAGTGAAGAGCAACAATCAATCCAGACATGCAATATGTGTAAGCAGGGGTAGtgatatgtgtgtatatatggagttttagaaatagttttcAAATAGTATACTGTTTTTGTTTTCTCCTCATTAAAATTCATTAAGTTAATTCGGTGGAAATTATaatctattatatataaagagaacaCAAAAGGTAAATAGTGTTTTGGTGTCATAATGctttaccaaaaaataattggacaaaaatgccgccaaaataaaaaactgcagtggcatcccaaaataatgcatcaaataaggtaagggtattttcgtcatttaatagtatttttttaataattaatgttttttggtttttttttaattagtacctcacaataggttaacaataatgtgattcaattatttatttttaaacacgttccaAACATCTGAAGatgcgtgtaatgccggttataaattcgcacacggataataatgtgattaaattagttgtcaaatgaacgttttttttttttttttttttttttgtagcaaacgatattatctatacttaAAGGGAAAGAAGGTGGGCTTAGTCtcataatgagttagcaataatgtgattcaattagttgtttattaaatatttttttctatattttaaacacgttca encodes:
- the LOC137708549 gene encoding amino acid transporter AVT1I-like codes for the protein MDADPLEKSSSLSLPLILGEGQHEQAGSKVVEEVESSFHHQTTATTSFLKTCFNGLNALSGVGILSVPYALASGGWLSLIFLFLVAAAAFYSGLLIQRCMDVDSDIRTYQDIGERAFGKKGRILLSIVMNVDLHLVATGFLILEGDNLSNLFPGVELDVAGLRIGGEQCFIIVVALIILPTVWLDNLSLLSYVSASGVLASAIILGSILWTGAFEGIGFHEEGTPLKWNGIPTAISLYAFCYCAHPVFPTLYTSMKNKRQFSNVLLLCFILCTICYASMAVFGYLMFGSTVQSQITLNLPTHKISSKVAIYTTLVNPISKYALMVTPVVNAAKKRFPSHYNKKLIGILASTTLVTSTVIVALAIPFFAYLMSLVGAFLSVTASIILPCLCYLKISGIYRRLGCEMLIIGLILLLSAAVVVFGTYTSLVEIIGHL